The Pyrobaculum sp. 3827-6 genome has a segment encoding these proteins:
- the cas2 gene encoding CRISPR-associated endonuclease Cas2 produces MHILVVYDITEDHVRNKVAEVLRSYGLARVQKSAYIGRLPPAYVKELAERLARAVRGANADIIILKIDRRTLEAMIRIGPPPPSGRGPALH; encoded by the coding sequence ATGCACATCCTAGTGGTGTACGACATAACCGAAGACCACGTGAGAAACAAGGTGGCGGAGGTGCTGAGGTCATACGGCCTAGCCCGCGTCCAGAAGTCAGCCTACATAGGCCGCCTCCCCCCGGCCTACGTCAAGGAGCTCGCCGAGAGGCTCGCCAGAGCCGTCAGAGGCGCCAACGCAGACATAATAATCCTCAAAATAGACAGAAGGACGCTGGAAGCCATGATAAGAATAGGCCCACCCCCACCCAGCGGCCGTGGCCCAGCTCTGCATTAA
- the cas1 gene encoding CRISPR-associated endonuclease Cas1, with protein MQIAVASYGTRIRARRGLLVVESPGARREYPLHEVDEVLLLTGGISISTKALRALLRAGATVAVFDQRGEPIGIFMKPVGDATGAKRLCQYKAAADGRGLEFARRWIWRKIRGQLENVRTWRRRLARYSQYAEQISKAADAAARAPDARALMEAEAAAAEAYWAAYREVTGFPGRDQEGRDPVNAGLNYGYGILKTLCFKSLLLSGLDPYVGFLHADRSGRPSLVLDFMEQWRPRVDAAVAKYAEELEVEDGLLTHKSRLAVAAAVLEELGAGRSPVSAEIHREARHLAKSLCTS; from the coding sequence ATGCAGATCGCAGTCGCTAGCTACGGAACCCGGATAAGAGCCAGGCGGGGCTTGCTCGTCGTCGAGAGCCCCGGCGCCAGGAGGGAATACCCCCTCCACGAAGTAGACGAGGTGCTGTTGCTCACAGGCGGGATATCCATCTCTACGAAGGCCCTAAGGGCGTTGCTGAGGGCCGGCGCCACCGTCGCCGTGTTCGACCAGAGGGGGGAGCCCATCGGCATATTCATGAAGCCCGTGGGCGACGCCACCGGGGCCAAGAGGCTCTGCCAGTACAAAGCCGCCGCAGACGGCAGAGGGCTTGAGTTCGCCAGGAGGTGGATCTGGAGGAAGATAAGAGGCCAGCTGGAGAACGTACGCACGTGGCGGAGGAGGCTGGCCCGGTACAGCCAATACGCCGAGCAGATCAGCAAGGCCGCCGACGCCGCGGCCCGCGCCCCCGACGCCAGGGCTCTGATGGAGGCGGAGGCCGCGGCCGCCGAGGCCTACTGGGCCGCCTACAGAGAGGTAACCGGCTTCCCAGGCCGCGACCAGGAAGGCCGAGATCCCGTAAACGCCGGCCTCAACTACGGCTACGGCATATTAAAAACCCTCTGCTTCAAATCCCTACTCCTCTCCGGCCTAGACCCCTACGTAGGCTTCCTACACGCGGACAGGTCCGGCAGGCCCTCCCTAGTCCTAGACTTCATGGAGCAGTGGAGGCCCCGCGTCGACGCCGCGGTGGCCAAATACGCCGAAGAGCTTGAGGTGGAAGACGGCCTCCTCACCCACAAGTCCCGCCTCGCCGTAGCCGCCGCGGTGCTGGAGGAGCTCGGCGCCGGGAGAAGCCCAGTATCAGCCGAGATACACAGAGAAGCAAGGCACCTCGCGAAGTCCCTATGCACATCCTAG
- the cas4a gene encoding type I-A CRISPR-associated protein Cas4/Csa1 yields MLTLQEIARLLRRAKITWGSVEVSPEYRGWSYDRPPVKPPAYLGLALSDFAYGYCPTGRNLYLKYVLGERGTATKLLVEGQVMHQVLFKALEDYKKYAYSGLPMSPSFEGMPEDVRPKAEALYKYIATRLMGEHSYVSAARLARGRDSAVFYTAPIATQVVVDGAPLGLGYVVADGVALGAVVEFKFGPSQNVEAALAGYAMAIEAEWGVPIDYGIHVQISVNAAVEYRAVAHPLGDAARAKFLEARDEAIDIVASGRDPGAAPECPRTCPFFHICHADRSR; encoded by the coding sequence GTGTTAACCCTCCAAGAAATAGCCCGTTTGCTCAGGCGGGCAAAGATCACATGGGGTTCAGTGGAGGTTAGCCCAGAGTACAGGGGTTGGAGCTACGACAGACCCCCGGTAAAGCCCCCTGCATATCTAGGCCTTGCCCTTTCCGACTTCGCCTACGGCTACTGCCCCACGGGCCGCAACCTCTACCTCAAATACGTCTTGGGCGAGAGGGGGACAGCCACGAAGCTCCTCGTGGAGGGTCAAGTCATGCACCAAGTCCTTTTCAAGGCCTTAGAGGACTACAAGAAGTATGCCTACTCCGGCCTGCCTATGTCACCCAGTTTTGAGGGGATGCCAGAAGACGTGAGGCCCAAAGCCGAGGCGTTGTACAAATACATCGCCACTAGACTTATGGGAGAGCACAGCTACGTCTCAGCGGCGAGACTGGCACGAGGGAGAGACTCGGCTGTGTTCTACACGGCGCCAATAGCCACCCAGGTAGTCGTCGACGGGGCCCCCCTAGGCCTCGGATACGTGGTGGCAGACGGCGTCGCCCTCGGAGCCGTGGTGGAGTTTAAGTTCGGCCCCTCGCAAAACGTGGAGGCCGCCTTGGCGGGATACGCCATGGCCATAGAGGCGGAGTGGGGGGTGCCCATCGACTACGGCATACACGTCCAGATATCCGTCAACGCCGCGGTGGAGTACCGAGCCGTGGCGCACCCCCTCGGCGACGCCGCCCGGGCTAAGTTCCTCGAGGCGAGAGACGAGGCCATAGACATAGTAGCCTCCGGACGCGACCCCGGCGCCGCGCCGGAGTGCCCCCGGACGTGCCCCTTCTTCCACATATGCCATGCAGATCGCAGTCGCTAG
- the csa3 gene encoding CRISPR-associated CARF protein Csa3 has product MHLAVTVGFDEALVVRAIANIKANEIYLLRGFTSSEGDAKSQEAVRRIIRALQRGSERVVDLRDPARGLREIAEIEFDVVALAGGPRLLVLLTFAVAALKGAKIYVVPEYASDALDVTGLGSIVVLKNLSEAKLRLLSKLTEWKHAEVVAKEVGLDTSTVYRHLNSLDEVGLVRGEGKRRKKYVADRLVTELASITLKYIQ; this is encoded by the coding sequence ATGCATCTGGCTGTAACCGTCGGCTTTGACGAGGCACTTGTGGTAAGAGCTATTGCAAACATAAAGGCAAATGAGATTTACCTGTTAAGAGGCTTCACAAGCTCTGAGGGAGATGCAAAGTCTCAAGAAGCTGTAAGGCGGATCATAAGGGCTCTCCAGAGGGGATCAGAGCGCGTGGTGGATCTGAGAGACCCCGCCAGGGGGCTGAGGGAGATAGCCGAGATTGAATTCGACGTCGTTGCCCTCGCGGGAGGTCCTAGGCTTCTAGTCTTGCTTACATTCGCCGTGGCGGCCCTGAAGGGCGCCAAGATATACGTGGTGCCCGAATACGCGTCGGATGCCTTAGACGTGACGGGGCTCGGGAGCATTGTCGTGTTGAAGAATCTGTCTGAGGCCAAGTTGAGGCTTCTCTCGAAGCTAACCGAGTGGAAACATGCCGAGGTGGTGGCCAAGGAAGTTGGCTTGGACACCAGCACGGTATATCGTCACCTCAACTCTCTTGATGAGGTGGGTCTCGTGAGGGGCGAGGGGAAGAGGAGGAAAAAATACGTGGCGGATAGGCTGGTAACCGAACTCGCCTCCATTACGTTGAAATACATTCAATAA
- the csa5 gene encoding type I-A CRISPR-associated protein Csa5, producing the protein MDIESLSQSSVVSLLRFYVDTKQYSVVDRLAYATSPATAEYALYEAIRQIRSAKDRSIIAKRRREEKEEEVECCYYEVKKEGGEECEVGFEVEHNGVKYCCVTCPLIPREDELEKIVKAIESDLSVAAKLAALAMAYRARR; encoded by the coding sequence ATGGATATCGAAAGTCTGAGCCAAAGTAGCGTCGTCAGCCTCCTGAGGTTCTATGTGGATACCAAGCAGTACAGCGTGGTTGACAGGTTGGCCTACGCCACCTCTCCCGCCACTGCTGAGTACGCACTTTATGAGGCGATTAGGCAGATCAGATCGGCGAAGGACCGCTCGATTATAGCAAAGCGGAGACGCGAGGAGAAAGAAGAGGAAGTCGAATGTTGTTATTACGAGGTAAAGAAGGAAGGTGGGGAGGAATGCGAGGTAGGGTTCGAGGTGGAGCACAACGGCGTTAAGTACTGTTGTGTCACTTGTCCCCTAATCCCTCGCGAGGACGAGCTCGAGAAAATTGTTAAGGCGATTGAAAGCGATTTGTCAGTGGCGGCTAAGCTGGCGGCTCTAGCCATGGCATATAGGGCAAGGAGGTAG
- the cas7a gene encoding type I-A CRISPR-associated protein Cas7/Csa2, with product MYLSFSLRVLLDAEALNMVESVGNYTRHRRAPLVIVERGGYLIRYVPAISGEALAHGYQAALAELATAAGLPVCDSCRRGEFLKHDTDAHFGNQQWEQRVIMLAKEGKLHEAEKTLIENCVVEDVGGFLYTDGGVRRTSKVYFGYALPARDFYQASAIEPQFHVRHAPTILQQEKQKEKKTKEKDVGEGEEGTVRGQMIYYVETGSAVYAISGLLELSNVGVTTFEKREEVKDAEKRREIALKALLHMLDNQLYGAKRSRFLPAWTVTSAVFALSKHIPFMVTTAHVKNYITETAERASKYAGLFGDNEWIKVWYYVREGYEPDPKPHNAIRLPSIIDLYKAVKEAAGWRQ from the coding sequence ATGTATCTTTCATTCTCACTAAGGGTTTTGCTAGATGCCGAGGCTCTTAACATGGTGGAATCGGTTGGGAACTACACGAGGCACAGGAGGGCGCCGCTGGTGATCGTCGAGAGGGGAGGGTATCTCATTAGGTATGTCCCGGCAATAAGCGGAGAGGCTCTGGCGCATGGATACCAGGCCGCCCTGGCGGAGCTGGCAACGGCGGCGGGCCTCCCGGTCTGCGACAGCTGTAGGAGGGGCGAGTTCTTGAAGCACGATACAGACGCCCACTTCGGCAATCAGCAGTGGGAGCAACGGGTCATTATGCTGGCCAAGGAAGGAAAGCTACACGAGGCCGAGAAAACCCTTATAGAGAACTGCGTCGTGGAGGACGTCGGAGGTTTCCTCTATACAGATGGCGGCGTTAGGCGTACGTCCAAGGTATATTTCGGCTACGCCTTGCCGGCGCGCGACTTCTACCAAGCCTCGGCAATAGAGCCGCAGTTCCACGTCCGCCATGCTCCAACTATACTTCAGCAGGAGAAGCAAAAAGAAAAGAAGACAAAGGAAAAGGATGTGGGGGAAGGAGAAGAGGGGACCGTGCGCGGGCAGATGATTTACTACGTGGAGACGGGGTCTGCCGTGTATGCCATAAGCGGCCTTCTGGAATTATCCAACGTAGGCGTCACCACGTTTGAAAAGAGGGAGGAGGTGAAAGATGCGGAGAAGAGGAGGGAAATCGCGCTGAAGGCGCTACTCCATATGCTGGACAACCAGCTGTACGGAGCGAAGAGGAGTAGGTTCCTGCCTGCTTGGACTGTCACAAGCGCCGTTTTCGCGCTTAGCAAGCACATCCCGTTCATGGTCACTACAGCCCACGTGAAGAACTACATAACAGAGACTGCGGAGAGGGCGAGTAAATATGCCGGCTTATTCGGAGATAATGAATGGATAAAGGTGTGGTATTATGTAAGAGAGGGCTACGAGCCCGATCCCAAGCCGCATAACGCCATCAGGTTGCCGTCGATTATCGACTTATACAAGGCGGTGAAGGAGGCGGCTGGATGGAGGCAATAG
- the cas5a gene encoding type I-A CRISPR-associated protein Cas5a, translating to MEAIVVRGQFHWGFAIREPLQSALQSPLFLPPPGTLIGALARAVEKVESRRYGGLEDKIKWAAFGFDEKIPGLSLTSLAIVDINRHLKAPYSRKERRSLPEYKFAAVPTGKVYVPAFKVVLLYLGEGISRLGQAAWGISRLGSKESLFTVLEVQMCRVTERKDGELNTSLYVPKDKASPLVPDNVMELELWRQEGEKVKVYAPRMLEEVPYKAERVEICDQQYVKI from the coding sequence ATGGAGGCAATAGTAGTACGGGGCCAGTTCCATTGGGGCTTTGCCATAAGGGAGCCGCTACAATCTGCCTTACAATCTCCTTTATTTCTTCCCCCGCCCGGGACCCTCATAGGTGCGCTGGCGAGAGCTGTTGAGAAAGTGGAGTCAAGGCGATACGGTGGGCTTGAAGACAAGATTAAATGGGCAGCTTTTGGTTTCGATGAAAAGATTCCAGGCTTGTCGCTGACTAGCCTTGCAATAGTTGATATCAATAGACATTTAAAGGCTCCTTACAGCAGAAAAGAGCGTAGGAGTTTACCTGAGTATAAGTTCGCCGCGGTGCCCACGGGAAAGGTATATGTACCTGCATTTAAAGTGGTTTTACTTTATTTAGGTGAAGGTATTTCGCGACTGGGTCAAGCTGCGTGGGGGATATCGAGACTGGGTAGTAAGGAATCTCTGTTTACTGTGCTGGAGGTTCAGATGTGCAGAGTGACAGAACGTAAAGATGGCGAATTGAATACCTCGTTATATGTGCCGAAAGACAAAGCATCGCCCTTAGTGCCTGATAACGTCATGGAACTCGAACTGTGGAGACAGGAGGGCGAAAAGGTGAAGGTGTACGCTCCCCGTATGTTGGAGGAAGTACCATATAAAGCCGAGCGAGTAGAGATCTGCGATCAGCAGTATGTTAAGATCTAG
- the cas3 gene encoding CRISPR-associated helicase Cas3', with protein sequence MRKLAKRVTEEFGAYSPKTVVFVAPTGYGKTEAAPYAFKRSGMPRAVHVAPMRTLVKAVYEKWLKHAAAVGLSEDDVGWQYMSGRASFGKSPYFLRRAVATTFDSFLYNLMKLPVARIDEGVAHYELPRSAIASSFVVFDEVHLYGGDPGQPDVQMFSAFLTAYVAVAENPVLIITATLPQCVVKAVEKEAGKAGVEYAYVDYEEVVDEEYEDWIKRHFSIETRVVESIEEVPSHVFSKKTLFVFNTVEKAVQFYQKIRGDGVVLIHGRFAQRDREAKEDALKLAKTVVSTQVVEVGIDIDADVVVTDAAPITSLVQRAGRACRREGAGRRVCKVYVVKGDGDGVYDPNIVKKSVEAVEAGVDWKHPREAIERVYGGCAIDLDPEAYVLLKELDTRLHLGFSDAKKLLRAFCERGRGLARDVLMVPVYVGNNPPSPEPDLMIPVGVKLAARLLELGAGLLKTGGCPGDLCEALLRGCATLHYPKYDGELGLLVEEA encoded by the coding sequence ATGAGGAAGCTCGCCAAGAGGGTTACTGAGGAATTCGGCGCGTACTCTCCCAAGACGGTTGTGTTCGTGGCGCCGACGGGGTACGGCAAGACGGAGGCGGCTCCCTACGCCTTTAAGCGCTCTGGCATGCCCAGGGCTGTCCACGTCGCGCCCATGAGGACTTTGGTGAAGGCGGTGTATGAGAAGTGGCTGAAGCACGCCGCCGCCGTCGGCTTGTCGGAGGATGACGTGGGGTGGCAGTACATGTCGGGCCGCGCCTCCTTCGGGAAGTCTCCGTACTTCTTGCGGAGGGCCGTGGCGACGACATTCGACTCGTTCCTCTACAACTTGATGAAGTTACCTGTCGCGAGGATAGACGAAGGCGTCGCCCACTACGAGTTGCCTAGGTCGGCGATAGCCTCTTCCTTTGTAGTGTTTGACGAAGTGCATCTTTACGGTGGGGATCCCGGCCAACCCGACGTGCAGATGTTCTCGGCATTTCTCACGGCCTACGTAGCCGTGGCCGAGAACCCGGTCTTGATTATCACAGCGACCTTGCCGCAGTGCGTCGTCAAGGCGGTTGAGAAAGAGGCGGGTAAAGCCGGAGTTGAATATGCGTATGTAGACTATGAAGAGGTGGTTGACGAGGAGTATGAGGATTGGATAAAGAGGCACTTCTCAATAGAGACGCGTGTGGTTGAATCTATTGAGGAGGTGCCCAGCCACGTCTTTTCCAAAAAGACGCTGTTTGTGTTCAACACGGTGGAAAAGGCCGTGCAGTTTTACCAAAAGATTAGGGGGGACGGCGTGGTGCTTATCCACGGGAGGTTCGCCCAGAGGGATAGAGAGGCGAAGGAAGATGCATTAAAGTTGGCCAAGACGGTAGTGTCAACTCAAGTCGTGGAGGTCGGCATAGATATAGACGCCGATGTCGTCGTGACCGACGCGGCGCCGATAACATCTCTCGTCCAGAGGGCCGGCAGGGCCTGCAGGAGGGAGGGCGCCGGGAGGAGGGTGTGCAAGGTGTACGTGGTGAAGGGGGACGGCGACGGCGTCTACGATCCCAACATTGTCAAGAAGTCTGTCGAAGCGGTGGAGGCTGGCGTCGACTGGAAGCACCCGCGCGAGGCCATAGAGAGGGTGTACGGCGGATGTGCCATCGACCTGGATCCGGAGGCGTACGTACTGCTTAAGGAGCTCGACACGAGGCTCCACTTGGGGTTTTCAGACGCCAAGAAGTTGCTGAGAGCCTTCTGCGAAAGGGGGAGGGGGCTGGCGAGGGATGTGCTGATGGTGCCCGTCTATGTGGGCAACAATCCGCCGTCCCCCGAGCCGGACCTCATGATTCCGGTGGGCGTGAAGCTCGCGGCCAGGCTCCTGGAGCTCGGCGCGGGGCTCCTCAAAACCGGGGGTTGCCCCGGCGATCTCTGCGAGGCGCTCCTCAGGGGGTGCGCCACGCTCCACTACCCTAAATATGACGGGGAGCTGGGCCTGCTGGTTGAGGAGGCATGA